In Nonomuraea muscovyensis, one genomic interval encodes:
- a CDS encoding BlaI/MecI/CopY family transcriptional regulator has translation MARRLGELESAIMDRMWSYRRPASVREVLEDLRREREIAYTTVMTVMDKLHTKGMLKRELVGKAYIYQAISSKEAYTADLMRESLARSGNQAATLVHFLERLTPEEASALEAALQVFPPKGRA, from the coding sequence ATGGCGCGCCGTCTGGGCGAGTTGGAGTCGGCCATCATGGACCGCATGTGGTCCTACCGCCGGCCTGCCTCGGTGCGTGAGGTGCTGGAGGACCTGCGCCGGGAGCGCGAGATCGCCTACACGACCGTGATGACCGTGATGGACAAGCTCCACACCAAGGGCATGCTCAAGCGAGAGCTCGTCGGCAAGGCCTACATCTACCAGGCGATCTCCTCCAAGGAGGCCTACACCGCCGACCTGATGCGAGAGTCCCTCGCCAGGAGCGGCAACCAGGCCGCCACCCTGGTGCACTTCCTGGAGCGGCTGACACCTGAGGAGGCGAGCGCCCTGGAGGCGGCGCTGCAGGTGTTCCCGCCGAAGGGGCGCGCATGA
- a CDS encoding DUF305 domain-containing protein produces MFTNRSIVQRIMSAAAAGAGALVLLTACGGGGDSTTSGHAMPTTGGAAATPTGTQPEASFNDADVMFAQMMIPHHQQAVEMAELAESRASDPEVTELAAKIKAAQDPEIRTMQGWLKEWGKPVPADTDGTHGMDHGMPGMMSGEDMKMLEEAKGATFDKRFTQMMIAHHKGAIEMARTEQAEGVNAEAKELAKTIESAQQDEIEQMQKILDRL; encoded by the coding sequence ATGTTCACCAACCGATCGATCGTCCAGAGGATCATGTCCGCGGCGGCGGCCGGAGCCGGCGCGCTCGTCCTGCTCACCGCCTGCGGTGGCGGCGGCGACAGCACGACGTCCGGCCACGCCATGCCCACGACCGGCGGAGCGGCCGCCACGCCCACCGGCACGCAGCCGGAAGCCTCGTTCAACGACGCGGACGTGATGTTCGCGCAGATGATGATCCCGCACCACCAGCAGGCCGTCGAGATGGCCGAGCTGGCCGAGAGCCGCGCCTCCGACCCCGAGGTCACGGAACTGGCCGCGAAGATCAAGGCCGCCCAGGACCCGGAGATCAGGACCATGCAGGGCTGGCTCAAGGAATGGGGCAAGCCCGTGCCCGCGGACACGGACGGCACGCACGGCATGGATCACGGCATGCCCGGGATGATGTCCGGCGAGGACATGAAGATGCTGGAGGAGGCCAAGGGCGCCACCTTCGACAAGCGTTTCACGCAGATGATGATCGCCCACCACAAGGGGGCGATCGAGATGGCCAGGACCGAGCAGGCGGAGGGCGTCAACGCCGAGGCCAAGGAACTGGCCAAGACCATCGAGTCGGCCCAGCAGGACGAGATCGAGCAGATGCAGAAGATCCTCGACCGGCTCTGA
- a CDS encoding CHAP domain-containing protein: MGCSIDVKENAAGGGTPFHSWYMSSQRAAETVTRDGGNVRAYANAPWCAMFVSWVGEKAGLRQTVGWDAYTVTWAKWFKANRRWGSTPKPGAVVYFSWNGGGIDSIDHMGLVKKDNGDGTISTIEGNTGNGRVEQRVRPKSHVIGYGYPEYKA; the protein is encoded by the coding sequence ATGGGGTGCTCGATAGACGTCAAGGAGAACGCCGCAGGGGGCGGCACCCCGTTCCACAGCTGGTACATGTCCTCCCAGCGGGCCGCCGAGACCGTCACCCGTGACGGTGGCAACGTCCGCGCCTACGCCAACGCGCCGTGGTGCGCGATGTTCGTCTCGTGGGTCGGCGAGAAGGCCGGCCTTCGCCAGACGGTCGGCTGGGACGCCTACACCGTCACCTGGGCCAAGTGGTTCAAGGCCAACAGGCGCTGGGGCTCCACGCCCAAGCCGGGCGCAGTCGTGTACTTCTCCTGGAACGGCGGAGGCATCGACAGCATCGACCACATGGGCCTGGTCAAGAAGGACAACGGCGACGGCACGATCAGCACGATCGAAGGCAACACCGGCAACGGCAGGGTGGAGCAGCGTGTCCGACCCAAGTCGCACGTCATCGGCTACGGCTACCCGGAGTACAAGGCCTGA
- a CDS encoding TetR/AcrR family transcriptional regulator: MSETPRRPAGREDGRAARARATRSRITTAATELFTTAGYTTTSITAVAARAGVSEQTVYYAFGTKRAILAAALDLAIAGDDEPVPTLERPWVRDALADPDPLAQLRCQVAGAGDIYLRAAQLLDVVRSAATTDPDLAEVWATNIDQRLAVQRVFAEALARKTPLRDGLPTHVAADIALTILSPETYNLLVGTRGWDHSRWRSWATDALIRLLTTLS; this comes from the coding sequence GTGAGCGAGACACCACGACGCCCGGCCGGGCGAGAGGACGGGCGGGCCGCACGGGCCCGCGCCACGAGAAGCCGCATCACCACGGCCGCCACCGAGCTGTTCACCACGGCGGGCTACACCACGACGAGCATCACCGCCGTCGCGGCCAGGGCCGGGGTGAGCGAGCAGACCGTCTACTACGCGTTCGGCACCAAGAGGGCCATCCTGGCCGCCGCCCTGGACCTGGCCATCGCCGGCGATGACGAGCCCGTCCCCACGTTGGAACGGCCCTGGGTCCGCGACGCGCTCGCCGACCCCGACCCGCTCGCGCAGCTCCGCTGCCAGGTCGCCGGCGCCGGAGACATCTACCTGCGCGCCGCCCAGCTCCTCGACGTCGTGCGCAGCGCCGCCACGACCGACCCCGACCTGGCCGAGGTCTGGGCCACCAACATCGACCAGCGCCTCGCCGTGCAACGCGTCTTCGCGGAGGCCCTGGCCCGCAAGACACCCCTGCGGGACGGGCTCCCCACACACGTCGCCGCCGACATCGCCCTGACGATCCTGTCGCCGGAGACCTACAACCTCCTGGTCGGCACCAGGGGCTGGGACCATTCGCGCTGGCGATCCTGGGCCACCGACGCCCTCATCCGCCTGCTCACGACGCTTTCCTGA
- a CDS encoding MFS transporter, producing the protein MTTKTWGSGGFAVLLLLTSVELVVFLEVSIVNVALPAMGAALALADTGLAWVVNAYQLTFGGFQLVGGRAADVLGRRRMFQAGIVLFTGGSLLCGLAPDAGTLLAGRAVQGVGAALVVPAELALLAAIFIEPAVHRRAFGVWSAMAAAGAGSGVALGGILTEVAGWPWIFLINVPIGLVALVASPRLLPADRPAPEGADRPRLDLVGALAGTGSLLALVLVASELPVRGWDALTTGAIAVTVLAAAVFWVRQRRHPQPILPPALLRRREVRAGTVANALVGAAHVPAFVLLSLMLQDVMGYSAIAAGFAVLPVAVVNMVTARTVVPWAVGRFGTRLVLAGGMGLLALGLAGYALLLHPGAGYLIAVLPSSVLFATGLPAVFVGSTASAVRVAPEEHKGTASGLLNTAQRLGAALGVTGVLLASAAWTASHETSVNAVADGLRIGFAVAAGLAVLGVLCALVMFTRRRVDAAAATVQQQGAPQR; encoded by the coding sequence GTGACTACAAAAACATGGGGTTCGGGCGGCTTCGCCGTCCTGCTGCTGCTCACCTCAGTCGAACTCGTGGTGTTCCTCGAAGTGTCGATCGTCAACGTGGCGCTTCCCGCGATGGGAGCGGCCCTGGCTCTGGCCGACACGGGTCTGGCCTGGGTGGTGAACGCCTACCAGCTGACCTTCGGGGGCTTTCAGCTGGTGGGCGGGCGCGCTGCCGACGTGCTCGGGCGGCGCCGGATGTTCCAGGCCGGCATCGTGCTCTTCACCGGAGGGTCGCTGCTGTGCGGCCTGGCGCCGGACGCCGGCACGCTCCTCGCGGGCCGGGCGGTGCAGGGCGTCGGCGCGGCGCTCGTGGTCCCGGCCGAGCTGGCGCTGCTGGCGGCGATCTTCATCGAGCCCGCCGTCCACCGCCGGGCGTTCGGGGTGTGGAGCGCCATGGCCGCCGCGGGCGCCGGCTCGGGTGTGGCGCTGGGAGGCATCCTCACCGAGGTGGCCGGCTGGCCGTGGATCTTCCTGATCAACGTTCCCATCGGACTGGTGGCGCTGGTCGCGAGCCCGCGTCTGCTGCCCGCGGACCGGCCCGCGCCCGAGGGGGCCGACAGGCCGCGCCTCGATCTGGTCGGCGCGCTCGCCGGTACGGGGAGCCTGCTCGCGCTGGTGCTCGTGGCGTCCGAACTGCCCGTCCGGGGCTGGGACGCGCTCACCACCGGGGCGATCGCGGTCACCGTGCTGGCGGCCGCCGTCTTCTGGGTCCGGCAGCGGCGCCACCCGCAGCCGATCCTGCCTCCGGCGCTGCTGCGCCGGCGGGAGGTGCGCGCGGGCACGGTGGCCAACGCCCTCGTGGGGGCCGCGCATGTGCCGGCGTTCGTGCTGCTGTCTCTGATGCTGCAGGACGTCATGGGCTACTCCGCGATCGCCGCCGGATTCGCCGTCCTCCCCGTCGCGGTGGTCAACATGGTGACCGCCCGCACCGTGGTGCCGTGGGCGGTGGGACGTTTCGGAACCCGCCTCGTGCTGGCAGGAGGCATGGGCCTGCTCGCGCTCGGCCTGGCCGGATACGCGCTCCTCCTTCACCCGGGCGCCGGATACCTCATCGCCGTGCTGCCCTCCAGCGTCCTGTTCGCCACAGGGCTGCCCGCCGTCTTCGTGGGCTCGACCGCCTCGGCCGTACGGGTCGCACCCGAGGAGCACAAGGGAACCGCGTCCGGGCTGCTCAACACCGCCCAGCGACTGGGGGCCGCGCTCGGCGTCACCGGTGTGCTCCTGGCCTCGGCGGCGTGGACCGCCTCGCACGAAACCAGCGTGAACGCGGTTGCCGACGGGCTCCGGATCGGGTTCGCCGTCGCAGCCGGCCTCGCGGTCCTCGGGGTGCTCTGCGCCCTCGTCATGTTCACCCGCCGGCGCGTGGACGCCGCGGCCGCCACCGTACAGCAGCAAGGGGCACCCCAGCGATGA
- a CDS encoding saccharopine dehydrogenase family protein yields the protein MSTVLILGGYGAVGREAAAALTESPGTTVIVAGRNPGRARPVPGTSALRVDAADPADLARALEGVDTVLMCAEIDNARVARACLERGIGYVDVSASAPVLAEIEQLDRLATERGATAALSVGLVPGITNLLARICAGRSAAGDLRIGVLLGSGEQHGPAAIAWTLDGLGRLDGSWTMRFPAPYGERTVHRFPFSDQYTLPATLGVASASTGLCLDSRLTTGLLAAAGRPAVARLLRRPKARALMLRALEKIHLGDDGFAVTVRCGTTRASFSGRLQSRATGRTAALLIRHLPTLPPGVRHIEQLVDPVDFLTELAADGSHLHLDRQGPS from the coding sequence ATGAGCACAGTCCTGATCCTCGGCGGGTACGGCGCGGTCGGACGCGAGGCCGCGGCCGCGCTCACCGAATCTCCCGGAACGACGGTGATCGTGGCCGGGCGCAACCCCGGGCGAGCCCGCCCCGTCCCGGGCACCAGCGCGCTGCGCGTGGACGCCGCCGATCCCGCCGACCTGGCCAGGGCCCTGGAGGGCGTCGACACCGTCCTCATGTGCGCCGAGATCGACAACGCCCGGGTCGCCCGGGCCTGCCTGGAGCGCGGCATCGGCTACGTGGACGTGTCGGCCTCCGCGCCCGTCCTCGCCGAGATCGAGCAGTTGGACCGCCTGGCCACCGAGCGCGGCGCGACCGCCGCGCTCAGCGTCGGCCTGGTCCCGGGGATCACCAACCTGCTGGCCCGGATCTGCGCCGGGCGCTCGGCGGCCGGCGATCTGCGTATCGGCGTGCTGCTCGGCTCGGGGGAACAGCACGGCCCCGCGGCGATCGCGTGGACCCTGGACGGGCTGGGCCGGCTCGACGGCTCCTGGACGATGCGCTTCCCGGCTCCGTACGGCGAGCGCACCGTCCACCGCTTCCCGTTCTCCGACCAGTACACGCTGCCCGCGACCCTCGGCGTCGCGTCGGCGAGCACGGGGCTGTGCCTGGACTCCCGTCTCACCACCGGCCTGCTCGCCGCGGCCGGCCGGCCCGCCGTCGCCCGGCTGCTGCGCCGTCCTAAAGCCCGCGCCCTCATGCTCAGAGCGCTGGAGAAGATCCATCTCGGTGATGACGGATTCGCCGTGACCGTCCGCTGCGGCACCACCCGGGCCTCCTTCAGCGGGCGACTCCAGAGTCGCGCCACCGGGCGCACCGCCGCACTGCTCATCCGCCACCTGCCAACCCTGCCGCCGGGCGTCCGGCACATCGAGCAACTGGTCGACCCGGTCGATTTCCTGACCGAACTCGCCGCCGACGGGTCCCACCTGCATCTCGACCGGCAGGGACCCTCATGA
- a CDS encoding DUF418 domain-containing protein translates to MTVSGVRGTASPAKRVLAPDLARGGMLLLIAIANTPWYLWGRKLRVSTIHPPGGSVFDRSVQVASMIVVDFRVYPMFAFLFGYGVVQFLTRQEAAGQARPGVLAQLRRRNLWLLAFGFVHAALLWQGDILGAYGLAGLLLARLFLHRDDRTLLTWSAIGSALLTLVTLISVVGAYLAAVAPVPPEMAGYLSLGIAGSEQSDPLAAALARLTFWPVVSLGQGLIALALPVAIVLGFWAARRQILEGPGEHLPLLRRVAIIGIAIGWLGGLPHAAAVMGWLTIPPESMFVFEVTQMATGLPAGLGYAAFFGLLGHRLSGRRPGPIISAVTAVGKRSLSAYLAQSVLCAPVLAAWGLGLGAHLHSASTAGYAIGVWLFTVAGARLLERGHLRGPAEIALRRLSRRPHPRTEDR, encoded by the coding sequence ATGACGGTCAGTGGCGTCCGCGGGACCGCGTCTCCCGCCAAGCGGGTGTTGGCGCCGGACCTGGCCCGGGGCGGCATGCTCCTGCTCATCGCCATCGCCAACACCCCCTGGTACCTGTGGGGCAGGAAGCTTCGTGTCAGCACGATCCACCCGCCGGGCGGCTCGGTGTTCGACCGGAGCGTCCAGGTGGCGAGCATGATCGTGGTGGACTTCCGCGTCTACCCGATGTTCGCCTTCTTGTTCGGCTACGGCGTGGTGCAGTTCCTGACGCGCCAGGAGGCCGCCGGCCAAGCCAGGCCCGGCGTGCTCGCACAGTTAAGACGCCGCAACCTGTGGTTGCTGGCGTTCGGATTCGTCCACGCCGCGCTGCTCTGGCAGGGCGACATCCTCGGCGCCTACGGTCTGGCGGGGCTGCTGCTCGCTCGGCTGTTCCTCCACCGCGACGACCGTACGCTGCTGACCTGGTCGGCCATCGGCAGTGCTCTGCTCACGCTGGTGACCCTCATCAGCGTGGTGGGCGCCTATCTGGCGGCGGTCGCTCCCGTGCCACCCGAGATGGCGGGGTACCTGTCCCTCGGGATCGCCGGCAGCGAGCAGAGCGACCCGCTGGCCGCCGCCCTGGCGCGCCTGACCTTCTGGCCGGTCGTCAGCCTTGGACAAGGGCTCATAGCCCTGGCCTTGCCCGTCGCCATCGTGCTCGGCTTCTGGGCCGCCCGGCGGCAGATCTTGGAAGGGCCCGGTGAGCACCTGCCGTTGCTGCGCCGCGTGGCGATCATCGGCATCGCGATCGGCTGGCTGGGCGGCCTCCCACACGCCGCGGCTGTCATGGGATGGCTGACGATCCCGCCGGAGTCGATGTTCGTGTTCGAGGTCACTCAGATGGCCACGGGCCTGCCGGCAGGGCTCGGGTACGCGGCGTTCTTCGGCCTCCTGGGACACCGACTCTCCGGACGGCGACCCGGTCCGATCATCTCAGCCGTCACCGCCGTGGGGAAACGCTCCCTGTCGGCCTACCTCGCCCAGTCGGTCCTCTGCGCCCCTGTACTCGCCGCCTGGGGACTCGGGCTCGGCGCCCATCTGCACAGCGCCTCCACGGCCGGCTACGCGATCGGCGTGTGGTTGTTCACCGTGGCGGGAGCACGGCTGCTGGAGCGTGGCCACCTTCGAGGACCTGCCGAGATCGCCCTCCGGCGACTGTCACGACGACCCCATCCACGTACGGAAGACAGATGA
- a CDS encoding DsbA family protein, with protein MRADDRRKATRKRNVTISLSLIGVFAAVLAVLFTVDALRPQSGTSAVAAGESRLVRSDSHRLQTAPDGKVTLVEFLDFECGGCRAYFPVVEELRKHYAGKITFVVRYFPLANHYNAARAARAVEAAARQDKFEAMYQRMYERQDEWARKRVPADEIFRRYAKDLGLDVTAWDKAYQDPATLARVEKDAADGEALGVQGTPTFFLNGTKIQPLSSDAFKAAIDAALAK; from the coding sequence ATGCGCGCCGACGACCGCAGGAAGGCCACCCGCAAGCGGAACGTCACGATTTCCTTGTCCCTGATCGGCGTCTTCGCGGCGGTGCTGGCCGTCCTGTTCACCGTCGACGCACTGCGGCCGCAGAGCGGAACCTCCGCCGTCGCGGCCGGCGAGTCGAGACTTGTCCGTTCAGACAGCCACCGCCTGCAGACCGCCCCGGACGGCAAGGTCACGCTGGTGGAGTTCCTCGACTTCGAGTGCGGGGGCTGCAGAGCGTACTTTCCGGTGGTGGAAGAGCTGCGCAAGCACTATGCAGGAAAGATCACGTTCGTGGTGCGCTACTTCCCGCTCGCCAACCACTACAACGCCGCACGCGCCGCCCGGGCAGTGGAGGCCGCCGCCCGGCAGGACAAGTTCGAGGCGATGTACCAGCGGATGTACGAACGCCAGGACGAATGGGCGCGCAAGCGGGTCCCCGCTGACGAGATCTTCCGAAGATACGCCAAGGATCTCGGCCTGGACGTGACCGCCTGGGACAAGGCCTACCAGGATCCCGCCACTCTCGCGCGCGTCGAAAAGGACGCCGCCGATGGGGAGGCGCTCGGCGTGCAGGGCACCCCCACGTTCTTCCTCAACGGCACGAAGATCCAGCCCCTGTCCAGCGACGCATTCAAGGCGGCCATCGATGCGGCACTCGCCAAGTGA
- a CDS encoding vitamin K epoxide reductase family protein — protein sequence MRHSPSDLATSSTPGDVHAWPAPFPRLLPWVLLAGGAIGLLAAFVLGVEKIALLKDPAYEPSCSINPVLACGSIMRTPQAELLGFPNPLLGIAGFAIVTTVGAALLAGATFGRWFWLGLQTGVTAGVVFVHWLALQSLYIIGALCPYCMVVWAVTIPIGWYVTLHNAAMRHLPVPSNALRTVRAMSDYHAVGLTIWFVALTTLIGTRFWSYWSTVI from the coding sequence ATGCGGCACTCGCCAAGTGACCTCGCCACCTCGTCCACGCCCGGCGACGTCCACGCCTGGCCCGCGCCGTTTCCCCGGCTGTTGCCATGGGTGCTCCTCGCGGGGGGCGCCATCGGACTGCTCGCGGCGTTCGTGCTCGGCGTCGAGAAGATCGCGCTGCTGAAGGACCCGGCTTACGAGCCGAGCTGCAGTATCAACCCGGTCCTCGCCTGCGGCTCCATCATGCGAACCCCGCAGGCTGAGCTCCTCGGCTTTCCGAACCCGCTCCTGGGAATCGCTGGATTCGCCATCGTCACCACCGTGGGCGCTGCCCTCCTGGCCGGAGCGACGTTCGGTCGATGGTTCTGGCTCGGCCTGCAGACCGGCGTCACCGCGGGCGTGGTCTTCGTGCACTGGCTGGCCTTACAAAGCCTCTACATCATTGGCGCCCTATGCCCGTACTGCATGGTCGTCTGGGCCGTTACCATCCCGATCGGCTGGTACGTCACCCTGCACAACGCGGCCATGCGCCACCTGCCCGTCCCCTCCAACGCTCTTCGCACGGTCCGAGCGATGAGCGACTATCACGCGGTGGGGCTGACCATCTGGTTCGTCGCCCTCACGACGCTGATCGGCACTCGGTTCTGGTCGTACTGGAGCACGGTGATCTGA